GGGTCGCTCAGTGATCTGCGTAAGGCCAATCTGTGTGTGGTCACCTGTGGCAGCACCAGGTCCCGGCTCTCCTGCCCCCAGGGCACTCTGCTCCCTCTCAGAACCTGGCTGGGCGAGGGGAGAAAGGCCCGCACATTAAGAAAGACCAAGCTGAGCagagccatcaccaccacccagaaGAAGGGATTGGACACTTGCCCCTTATTGTTGCCCTCAGTTTGTATTGGGTTGATTGTATCCCTGTCGGTCCCCTTTACACACTCGTCCATCCCCTGTATTTCTTAGGAGTTGGTAATTGAAACTACAGCGTCTATAGActcaggtttgattttttttgccAGGTGGAGCATGTGATTCTACCAAGAGTTACAGAAAAGTAAGACTTTTCTTATTTGCTTGTTTCTTATTACCAAATAAATATTCAACCTAAGcactaaaaataattacaaagaagaaaaaaatagcatatgTCCTTCCAGATAGTTGGCTGTGtatatttgttgtattttcaccttgtattttttccataaaatgggatcatactacacatttaaaaaaaaaaaaaagactggagttCAGTTCCTGTTGGAGATGGTCTCTGCCCTGCTCCCCtgcagtttccttatctgaaaaatggggcttccctctCGAACGTGTGAGAGTTCCATGAGCCAGCGTCCCACGTGCTCGGGGTCTGTGGGAGCCAGAGCAGCATCCCTCATGGAGAGCAGCGAGCGCAGGGGCAGGACAAGCTCCTGAGTTCGAGTGAGGATACCTCATTGTATCCCGCaaggaagggagtggcagaaggGCCAGTAAGCCAAGGCCGCAGAGCAGCAAAGCCAGACCAGACCCAGGgccactctcctccctcccacctaaaCCAGGGCCAGGCACGCTTGCAGAGAGGAGCAGCAGATGGCCACCTCACGTGGCTGTCCCAGGCCACCCAGCCATCTCTCAGGGCGTTTGCCCACCGCTGTTGATTTCTACCCCGAGGACAACGTGCGTAGTATTTTTAGTTCCCAAGGAATGTCAATCAGCCCCCGGATACTGGGCTGCCCTGAGGTGGGGCTGCTGGTTTAAAACAAACACAGGCTGCCTATATAATGACCAGACAGCCACCAGGCACCACCTCCACCAGGAATCCCAGGTAGGCACTCTGGCCACTCTCTTGTGTGTGGGAGGGTCTGTTTATGGGTTAAATCACCTCCACTGCTGGGCATCCGCAGGCCCATCTGAACTTGGGGAGGTGGCATGACCTGGGGCAGCCTGGTTGCTCAGAGCTGGGCTTGGGAGCCGCCCCAGGGCCCCCATGTCTCCTGGGACCTTGCCAGTTCAGCTTCCCCAAACATCCTCGAGAAACTTGGCACACGGTCCTCGGGGCCTGGGATAAAGGACATGGGGAGTCCCATTGCCAAGCATTCTGCCCCCAGATGAACAGTCTTGGAAAAGAGCACCCACATCCTTCCATCAGTCCTACCTGGGGGAGGCGGGCAGAGAGGGCGCTAAGAGCCGCTCTACTCAGCAATCATGGCCCCAGGTCCAGGTCGGAGCCCTTCAGCCTGTCTGCTGGGCTCAGAGGCACAGGGAGGGAAGCGGGGGGAAAGAGGGGATGGAATGGGGGGGCACGTGCTGCCCAGAGACGCTCTCTCCTCCAGGCCCATCTGTCCCCAGCCAGCCGAGGCCATGCCCTCCCCAGGGGCCGTCTGCAGTCTGCTGCTCTTCAGTGTGCTCTGGGTGGACTTGGCCATGGCGGGCTCCAGCTTCCTGAGCCCCGAACACCAGAAAGTACAGGTGAGACGTCCCCCCACGAGGCCTGCGCTCTGACTGGGGAATCTCATTGCAGCCCTGCCGTGAGCTGCGTGAGCTGGGCAGTGGCTCACCCTCTCTGCGCTTCAGCCTTCTTCTCCCAGAGCACAAAGGAGGACTCTGGGTCTGACCGTGGGCCCACACCTCACTCTGCTTCTGGAAGGACAGGGGGGCTTAGGGCCCTAAGGAGAACACCTCCTCTTTCCAgcagagaaaggaatccaagaaGCCGTCAGCCAAACCGAAGCCCCGGGCCCTGGAAGGCTGGCTTGATGCAGACGTCAGAAGTCAGGCGGAAGGCGCAGGGGACGAGCTGGAAATCCAGGTGGGTCCCTCTGCAGCTTTATGCTTTCAGCAGTGGAGGggatggggcgggggagggcgtgGAGAGGCGGCCATCCACAGGGACTCACTTACCAGCCACTCAAGGAACATCAAACAGCACAAAAACAGTGGACTCTGCACCACTGGGCTCTGTTGAGATCGGCTTTGCCAATCAACAGGCAAACATCTAAGCAACTTTGCTGTATTAGGATGAGCCTcaagcagaggggagagggggcgCCAGCAGATGCCAGGTGATCTCAGAGGGGAGCCAGCAAATAGACAGGAA
The DNA window shown above is from Phocoena phocoena chromosome 10, mPhoPho1.1, whole genome shotgun sequence and carries:
- the GHRL gene encoding appetite-regulating hormone, with the translated sequence MPSPGAVCSLLLFSVLWVDLAMAGSSFLSPEHQKVQRKESKKPSAKPKPRALEGWLDADVRSQAEGAGDELEIQFSAPFDVGIKLSGAQSHQHGQTLGKFLQDVLWEDASETPAHK